Genomic window (Deltaproteobacteria bacterium):
CGGCGCGGATCGCGTTCGGCGACTTGCCGGCGATCTCGTGCGCAAGCTTCATCGCATCGTCGAGCGGATTTTTGCTGACGTGCGTCGCCAGGCCGAGGTCGACCGCTTCGGTCCCCGAAATGACTCGGCCGCTGAAGGTCAGCTCCTTGGCGATGTCGAGCCGGACCAGGCGACGCAGCGTCTGCGTGCCGCTCATGTCGGGGATCAAGCCCCACTTGATCTCCATCACCGACAGTTGCGCGTCCGCTGTGACGAAGCGGATGTCGGCGCCGAGGGCGATCTGCAGTCCACCGCCAAAGGCGACGCCGTGAACGGCGGCGATCACCGGCACGGGCAATTCCTGCCACACCCACCCGGCCAGTTGCGCGTGATTGGCGGGACTGTTCGGATCGCGATCGGTGAGGTTCCGTTCCGGACGCTCGCGTTCGCCACCCGCCATCGCCATGAAGCTGCTGAAATCGAGCCCGGCGCAGAACGCGCGCCCTTCACCCGACAACACGACCGCGCGAACAGAACGATCCGTGGCGAGCGCTCTGCCGGTTTCTACCAGCGCCGCGAACATCGCCGTATCGAGCGCGTTCATTTTCTCCGCGCGGTTCATGCGCACGTCGGCGACGCCGTCGTGTTTGGAAACAATCACTCGTTCAGCCATAGAGACCTCCTTCGATCGCGTATCAGTATGCAGCGCTTTACCTTTACTTGCCCTCACCCTAGCCCTCTCCCAGAGGGGGCTTTGCACAAGGGCTCGCCGCGGTGGGTCCGTCATACCGGCGAAAGCCGGTATCCAGGCGGGGCGTGGGGGCGCGACCCTGGATTCCGGCTTTCGCCGGAATGACGAGTGGGAAGGTCGCTCCATTCTTGTGCAAGGCTGCCAGAGGGAGAGGGAACGCGGCGTGCATCGGCGGTTTCACTTCCTCGCCGTGACGATCCATGCGGCCGACGGCATGCGAACGCCCTGCGGCGTCTGATACGCGCGCAACGCCTCCGCGATGGCGGCCGACACGGCCGCGAGATTCACTTCGCCGGCCGCTTGCCGCAGCGCATTGCCGGTTGGACCCATTTGCAGCAGGAAGTCGACGGTGCGGTCGAGGTCGAGTCCGGCGCCGATCGCCAGGACCTCGTTGTGGGGATCGATCGCGACATCGACGAATCCCGCGCCGGTGAGAATGCCGCGCACGCGCTCGGCATCCGCAAACGCAAACGGCCCCGGCGCTCCCGGTTCAGGCGGCGCTGGAAGCTGAATGTACTGCGCCGCCGCCATCAGCGGCACAAACATCCAGGGATTCTCCGGCAGCGCCTGCCAGCACACGAAGGCGACGCGGCCGCCCGGACGCAGCGCCGATTGCAGATTGGCGAACGCCGCGGTCGGGTCGGAGAAGAACATCACCCCGAAGCGCGAAAACACCAGATCGAAGTGCGCTCGCGGTAACGCGTGCGTTTGTGCATCCGCCTCTTCGAACTGCGCGTTGTGGAGGCCAGCCGCCCGCGCGTCTGCACGCGCCCGATCGAGCATCGTCGTTGAGATGTCCACGCCCAACGCTGAACCGGTCGGACCGACCCGGCGCGCGAGTTCGAGGGTCGTATGACCGCAGCCGCACCCGACATCGAGCACGCGCTCGCCGGCTGTTACCCGAGCACGGTCCATCGCCGCGCGACCGAGCGGCTCGATCTGCGCGTTGATGAAGTCGTGCAGCGCGACCCACTTGGGCCCGGCTTGTTCGTTCCAATACTGAATCTGCTGCGCATTCGGTCCGGAAAATTCCAACGTTGCCATCGGCGTCCCTTCAGAGGCACACAGATGACCACAGATGCACGCGGATGAGAAGAGTCTCCGCGGATTGGCTTTCGGCAAAGGCGCCACCCATGTACTATGACCGGGTATCGCAGGAGGCCCGGCATGGAGCGCGTCGCATACTCCGAAGAAGAGCTGCTCAGCAGCATCACGTACGATGAACCCTTGATCGCCGACGGCGTGCGCTGTCACGGCGGCTTCGTCGCCGGCCACTACCAGTCACCACGCACTGCCAACCGCACCCCTGCAATCGCGGCGTGGCAAGCGCAGCTCGCGGCGCGCGGGCTGCCGCTGCTCGACATTCCCAGCGAGTTGGTTCCGCCGCACTTCCCCAACCCCGCGCAAGCCAAGCTGCTACTGCGCGAGGGCGTGCGCGACCCGCTGGCGCGCACGCTCACCACTATCGCGATCATCGAAGGCTTCGGGGCGATGATCCGCGATCAGCCGGTGCCCAACTGGGCGCGAGTGGTGAAGGAAGCCGTCGACGGCACCGCGATCGCGCATCTGCGTACGGGATTGTTCGAAGCCCATGCCCGCGATGAGGCTGGTCATCGCAGCGAGGGCGGTCACAAACAGATGTGGGAGGCGGCGCGCGATCTGGCGCTCGACCATCCCGCAATTCCGTCCGACGTGTTGATGCGGCTGATGACCGGCCGGCGCGGCAGCGGCCGCCAGCGCTTGTTCCCTCAACTCGACGACGCCTTCGAGGAGCTGCTCACCACGATGGCGAACGTGCTGGTGATCGAGGTCTTCGCTGCCGACACCTTCGCCTGGGCCGAGGAGGTGCTCGGCGATCCTGAAGTGTCGGCCCGTCCGACCGAGGCGGCGGCGATGGTCGGCTACATCCGCAGCGACGAATCGCCACACGTCGAGTATTTGCGCACGGCGCTCAGTGAGTTGCGCGCGCACACGCTGCTCGGCGCGCACGGCGAAGAGCTGGCCGGCAGCGAGGTTGTCGATGGCCTGCTCAATCGCACCCTGCGAGTTCTCACGACGCAGCGCCCGCAGTTGCAGCGCGAGGAGGCCCGCGCCGACATTGCCGCCGCCTGCGCCACGCATCGCGATGCCGCCGGCCTGCAACGCCGCTTCGATGCGCTGGAGACGGAATGGACGTCGCCGCGGACGGAGGGAAGTTTGATCAGGCTGGCGATGCCCTCTTCCGCTCTCCCAGAGATGTCCCATTCCTCCGTAGGG
Coding sequences:
- a CDS encoding crotonase/enoyl-CoA hydratase family protein, translated to MAERVIVSKHDGVADVRMNRAEKMNALDTAMFAALVETGRALATDRSVRAVVLSGEGRAFCAGLDFSSFMAMAGGERERPERNLTDRDPNSPANHAQLAGWVWQELPVPVIAAVHGVAFGGGLQIALGADIRFVTADAQLSVMEIKWGLIPDMSGTQTLRRLVRLDIAKELTFSGRVISGTEAVDLGLATHVSKNPLDDAMKLAHEIAGKSPNAIRAGKRLFNQSGLVSVAEGLKLEESLQLSLIGQPNQLEAVQANMQKRAPRFNDPE
- a CDS encoding class I SAM-dependent methyltransferase; amino-acid sequence: MATLEFSGPNAQQIQYWNEQAGPKWVALHDFINAQIEPLGRAAMDRARVTAGERVLDVGCGCGHTTLELARRVGPTGSALGVDISTTMLDRARADARAAGLHNAQFEEADAQTHALPRAHFDLVFSRFGVMFFSDPTAAFANLQSALRPGGRVAFVCWQALPENPWMFVPLMAAAQYIQLPAPPEPGAPGPFAFADAERVRGILTGAGFVDVAIDPHNEVLAIGAGLDLDRTVDFLLQMGPTGNALRQAAGEVNLAAVSAAIAEALRAYQTPQGVRMPSAAWIVTARK